One stretch of Prionailurus viverrinus isolate Anna chromosome C1, UM_Priviv_1.0, whole genome shotgun sequence DNA includes these proteins:
- the BTBD19 gene encoding BTB/POZ domain-containing protein 19 isoform X3, producing the protein METPGLVVHGEAAPFSTALRSLLNNPQYSDVCFVVGQERQEVFAHRCLLACRCNFFQRLLGPKLGSGMPSPVVLSTVPAEAFLAVLEFLYTNSVRLHRHSVLEVLTAAIEYGLEELRELCLEFVVKVLDVELVCEALQVAVTFGLGPLQERCIAFIEAHSQEALRTRGFLELSAPALLSLLRSDKLRVDEAELVLAARSWARVGAAVLERPVAEVAAPVVRELRLALLAPAELSALEEQNQREPLIPVEQIVEAWKCHALRRGDAARGAPCRRRRGTLPREHHCFLDLPFK; encoded by the exons atggAGACCCCAGGACTGGTTGTGCACGGGGAGGCTGCACCCTTTTCCACAGCACTCCGAAGCCTTCTCAACAATCCCCAATACAG TGATGTTTGCTTTGTGGTCGGTCAAGAACGGCAGGAGGTGTTTGCCCACCGGTGCTTGTTGGCCTGTAGATGCAACTTCTTCCAACGACTTCTGGGTCCGAAGCTGGGCTCTGGCATGCCTAGCCCCGTGGTGCTAAGCACTGTGCCAGCTGAGGCCTTCCTGGCAGTGCTGGAGTTCCTGTACACCAACAGCGTCAGGCTGCACCGCCACTCT GTGCTGGAGGTGCTGACCGCGGCTATAGAATATGGGCTGGAGGAACTGCGAGAG CTGTGCCTGGAGTTTGTGGTGAAGGTGCTGGATGTGGAACTGGTTTGTGAGGCCTTGCAG GTTGCTGTAACCTTTGGCCTGGGACCGCTGCAGGAGCGTTGCATAGCCTTCATAGAGGCCCACAGCCAG GAGGCGCTCCGGACCCGCGGGTTCCTGGAGCTGTCGGCGCCAGCCTTGCTGTCCTTGTTGCGCAGCGACAAGCTCCGCGTGGACGAGGCTGAGCTCGTTCTGGCGGCCAGGAGCTGGGCACGCGTGGGTGCG GCTGTGCTGGAGCGGCCGGTGGCCGAGGTGGCGGCCCCGGTGGTGCGGGAGCTGAGACTGGCTTTGCTGGCCCCGGCGGAGCTGAGTGCCCTGGAAGAGCAGAACCAGCGGGAGCCGCTCATCCCG GTGGAGCAGATCGTAGAGGCGTGGAAATGCCACGCTCTGCGAAGAGGGGATGCGGCCCGGGGCGCCCCGTGCCGCCGCCGGAGGGGAACCCTGCCCCGGGAGCATCACTGCTTTCTGGACCTGCCCTTTAAGTGA
- the BTBD19 gene encoding BTB/POZ domain-containing protein 19 isoform X4: protein MPSPVVLSTVPAEAFLAVLEFLYTNSVRLHRHSVLEVLTAAIEYGLEELRELCLEFVVKVLDVELVCEALQVAVTFGLGPLQERCIAFIEAHSQEALRTRGFLELSAPALLSLLRSDKLRVDEAELVLAARSWARVGAAVLERPVAEVAAPVVRELRLALLAPAELSALEEQNQREPLIPVRTRGTKLRSAQQRGGKARGWGWGARPRVCRVSEYCRTAVTGLPLQVEQIVEAWKCHALRRGDAARGAPCRRRRGTLPREHHCFLDLPFK, encoded by the exons ATGCCTAGCCCCGTGGTGCTAAGCACTGTGCCAGCTGAGGCCTTCCTGGCAGTGCTGGAGTTCCTGTACACCAACAGCGTCAGGCTGCACCGCCACTCT GTGCTGGAGGTGCTGACCGCGGCTATAGAATATGGGCTGGAGGAACTGCGAGAG CTGTGCCTGGAGTTTGTGGTGAAGGTGCTGGATGTGGAACTGGTTTGTGAGGCCTTGCAG GTTGCTGTAACCTTTGGCCTGGGACCGCTGCAGGAGCGTTGCATAGCCTTCATAGAGGCCCACAGCCAG GAGGCGCTCCGGACCCGCGGGTTCCTGGAGCTGTCGGCGCCAGCCTTGCTGTCCTTGTTGCGCAGCGACAAGCTCCGCGTGGACGAGGCTGAGCTCGTTCTGGCGGCCAGGAGCTGGGCACGCGTGGGTGCG GCTGTGCTGGAGCGGCCGGTGGCCGAGGTGGCGGCCCCGGTGGTGCGGGAGCTGAGACTGGCTTTGCTGGCCCCGGCGGAGCTGAGTGCCCTGGAAGAGCAGAACCAGCGGGAGCCGCTCATCCCGGTGCGGACGCGGGGAACCAAGCTCAGATCCGCTCAGCAGCGTGGGGGAAAAGCGcgagggtggggttggggggctcGGCCCAGGGTCTGCCGGGTGAGTGAGTATTGCAGGACTGCCGTGACCGGCCTTCCCCTGCAGGTGGAGCAGATCGTAGAGGCGTGGAAATGCCACGCTCTGCGAAGAGGGGATGCGGCCCGGGGCGCCCCGTGCCGCCGCCGGAGGGGAACCCTGCCCCGGGAGCATCACTGCTTTCTGGACCTGCCCTTTAAGTGA
- the BTBD19 gene encoding BTB/POZ domain-containing protein 19 isoform X5: protein METPGLVVHGEAAPFSTALRSLLNNPQYSDVCFVVGQERQEVFAHRCLLACRCNFFQRLLGPKLGSGMPSPVVLSTVPAEAFLAVLEFLYTNSVRLHRHSVLEVLTAAIEYGLEELRELCLEFVVKVLDVELVCEALQVAVTFGLGPLQERCIAFIEAHSQEALRTRGFLELSAPALLSLLRSDKLRVDEAELVLAARSWARVGAVEQIVEAWKCHALRRGDAARGAPCRRRRGTLPREHHCFLDLPFK, encoded by the exons atggAGACCCCAGGACTGGTTGTGCACGGGGAGGCTGCACCCTTTTCCACAGCACTCCGAAGCCTTCTCAACAATCCCCAATACAG TGATGTTTGCTTTGTGGTCGGTCAAGAACGGCAGGAGGTGTTTGCCCACCGGTGCTTGTTGGCCTGTAGATGCAACTTCTTCCAACGACTTCTGGGTCCGAAGCTGGGCTCTGGCATGCCTAGCCCCGTGGTGCTAAGCACTGTGCCAGCTGAGGCCTTCCTGGCAGTGCTGGAGTTCCTGTACACCAACAGCGTCAGGCTGCACCGCCACTCT GTGCTGGAGGTGCTGACCGCGGCTATAGAATATGGGCTGGAGGAACTGCGAGAG CTGTGCCTGGAGTTTGTGGTGAAGGTGCTGGATGTGGAACTGGTTTGTGAGGCCTTGCAG GTTGCTGTAACCTTTGGCCTGGGACCGCTGCAGGAGCGTTGCATAGCCTTCATAGAGGCCCACAGCCAG GAGGCGCTCCGGACCCGCGGGTTCCTGGAGCTGTCGGCGCCAGCCTTGCTGTCCTTGTTGCGCAGCGACAAGCTCCGCGTGGACGAGGCTGAGCTCGTTCTGGCGGCCAGGAGCTGGGCACGCGTGGGTGCG GTGGAGCAGATCGTAGAGGCGTGGAAATGCCACGCTCTGCGAAGAGGGGATGCGGCCCGGGGCGCCCCGTGCCGCCGCCGGAGGGGAACCCTGCCCCGGGAGCATCACTGCTTTCTGGACCTGCCCTTTAAGTGA
- the BTBD19 gene encoding BTB/POZ domain-containing protein 19 isoform X1: METPGLVVHGEAAPFSTALRSLLNNPQYSDVCFVVGQERQEVFAHRCLLACRCNFFQRLLGPKLGSGMPSPVVLSTVPAEAFLAVLEFLYTNSVRLHRHSVLEVLTAAIEYGLEELRELCLEFVVKVLDVELVCEALQVAVTFGLGPLQERCIAFIEAHSQEALRTRGFLELSAPALLSLLRSDKLRVDEAELVLAARSWARVGAAVLERPVAEVAAPVVRELRLALLAPAELSALEEQNQREPLIPVRTRGTKLRSAQQRGGKARGWGWGARPRVCRVSEYCRTAVTGLPLQVEQIVEAWKCHALRRGDAARGAPCRRRRGTLPREHHCFLDLPFK; the protein is encoded by the exons atggAGACCCCAGGACTGGTTGTGCACGGGGAGGCTGCACCCTTTTCCACAGCACTCCGAAGCCTTCTCAACAATCCCCAATACAG TGATGTTTGCTTTGTGGTCGGTCAAGAACGGCAGGAGGTGTTTGCCCACCGGTGCTTGTTGGCCTGTAGATGCAACTTCTTCCAACGACTTCTGGGTCCGAAGCTGGGCTCTGGCATGCCTAGCCCCGTGGTGCTAAGCACTGTGCCAGCTGAGGCCTTCCTGGCAGTGCTGGAGTTCCTGTACACCAACAGCGTCAGGCTGCACCGCCACTCT GTGCTGGAGGTGCTGACCGCGGCTATAGAATATGGGCTGGAGGAACTGCGAGAG CTGTGCCTGGAGTTTGTGGTGAAGGTGCTGGATGTGGAACTGGTTTGTGAGGCCTTGCAG GTTGCTGTAACCTTTGGCCTGGGACCGCTGCAGGAGCGTTGCATAGCCTTCATAGAGGCCCACAGCCAG GAGGCGCTCCGGACCCGCGGGTTCCTGGAGCTGTCGGCGCCAGCCTTGCTGTCCTTGTTGCGCAGCGACAAGCTCCGCGTGGACGAGGCTGAGCTCGTTCTGGCGGCCAGGAGCTGGGCACGCGTGGGTGCG GCTGTGCTGGAGCGGCCGGTGGCCGAGGTGGCGGCCCCGGTGGTGCGGGAGCTGAGACTGGCTTTGCTGGCCCCGGCGGAGCTGAGTGCCCTGGAAGAGCAGAACCAGCGGGAGCCGCTCATCCCGGTGCGGACGCGGGGAACCAAGCTCAGATCCGCTCAGCAGCGTGGGGGAAAAGCGcgagggtggggttggggggctcGGCCCAGGGTCTGCCGGGTGAGTGAGTATTGCAGGACTGCCGTGACCGGCCTTCCCCTGCAGGTGGAGCAGATCGTAGAGGCGTGGAAATGCCACGCTCTGCGAAGAGGGGATGCGGCCCGGGGCGCCCCGTGCCGCCGCCGGAGGGGAACCCTGCCCCGGGAGCATCACTGCTTTCTGGACCTGCCCTTTAAGTGA
- the BTBD19 gene encoding BTB/POZ domain-containing protein 19 isoform X2, which produces MDEKPEIQSDVCFVVGQERQEVFAHRCLLACRCNFFQRLLGPKLGSGMPSPVVLSTVPAEAFLAVLEFLYTNSVRLHRHSVLEVLTAAIEYGLEELRELCLEFVVKVLDVELVCEALQVAVTFGLGPLQERCIAFIEAHSQEALRTRGFLELSAPALLSLLRSDKLRVDEAELVLAARSWARVGAAVLERPVAEVAAPVVRELRLALLAPAELSALEEQNQREPLIPVRTRGTKLRSAQQRGGKARGWGWGARPRVCRVSEYCRTAVTGLPLQVEQIVEAWKCHALRRGDAARGAPCRRRRGTLPREHHCFLDLPFK; this is translated from the exons atggatgagaaaCCTGAAATTCAAAG TGATGTTTGCTTTGTGGTCGGTCAAGAACGGCAGGAGGTGTTTGCCCACCGGTGCTTGTTGGCCTGTAGATGCAACTTCTTCCAACGACTTCTGGGTCCGAAGCTGGGCTCTGGCATGCCTAGCCCCGTGGTGCTAAGCACTGTGCCAGCTGAGGCCTTCCTGGCAGTGCTGGAGTTCCTGTACACCAACAGCGTCAGGCTGCACCGCCACTCT GTGCTGGAGGTGCTGACCGCGGCTATAGAATATGGGCTGGAGGAACTGCGAGAG CTGTGCCTGGAGTTTGTGGTGAAGGTGCTGGATGTGGAACTGGTTTGTGAGGCCTTGCAG GTTGCTGTAACCTTTGGCCTGGGACCGCTGCAGGAGCGTTGCATAGCCTTCATAGAGGCCCACAGCCAG GAGGCGCTCCGGACCCGCGGGTTCCTGGAGCTGTCGGCGCCAGCCTTGCTGTCCTTGTTGCGCAGCGACAAGCTCCGCGTGGACGAGGCTGAGCTCGTTCTGGCGGCCAGGAGCTGGGCACGCGTGGGTGCG GCTGTGCTGGAGCGGCCGGTGGCCGAGGTGGCGGCCCCGGTGGTGCGGGAGCTGAGACTGGCTTTGCTGGCCCCGGCGGAGCTGAGTGCCCTGGAAGAGCAGAACCAGCGGGAGCCGCTCATCCCGGTGCGGACGCGGGGAACCAAGCTCAGATCCGCTCAGCAGCGTGGGGGAAAAGCGcgagggtggggttggggggctcGGCCCAGGGTCTGCCGGGTGAGTGAGTATTGCAGGACTGCCGTGACCGGCCTTCCCCTGCAGGTGGAGCAGATCGTAGAGGCGTGGAAATGCCACGCTCTGCGAAGAGGGGATGCGGCCCGGGGCGCCCCGTGCCGCCGCCGGAGGGGAACCCTGCCCCGGGAGCATCACTGCTTTCTGGACCTGCCCTTTAAGTGA
- the DYNLT4 gene encoding dynein light chain Tctex-type 4 yields MAGRSVPPGRQEEDTTKDPGLKLSPVRPPGHLPSIEEARLASLGPASRRGSVLGPASSFSRRNSLAGPGVGPGGRRPSLGPVPLLGSRVSFSGLPLAPVRQVAPSYRTEPAPGERWEASRLQCALEAALAGRLHNACYSGAEAGPLAQELCELVRVRLREISPPRYKLVCSVVLGPRAGQGVHVVSRALWDTECDGLASAAFTNGSLFAVAIVHGLYYE; encoded by the coding sequence ATGGCTGGCAGGTCTGTGCCCCCAGGACGCCAGGAGGAGGATACTACCAAAGACCCCGGGCTGAAACTATCACCGGTGAGGCCTCCAGGCCACCTGCCCAGTATTGAAGAGGCCCGACTAGCAAGTCTGGGCCCGGCCTCCCGCcgtggctctgtgctgggcccagCCTCGTCCTTCTCACGCCGCAACTCGCTGGCCGGACCAGGCGTGGGTCCTGGGGGTCGGCGACCATCTCTGGGCCCAGTTCCTCTTTTGGGCTCAAGGGTTAGCTTCTCTGGGTTGCCCCTAGCGCCCGTGCGTCAGGTGGCACCCTCCTACCGCACAGAGCCAGCGCCAGGGGAGCGCTGGGAAGCCTCGCGCTTACAGTGCGCCCTGGAGGCAGCGCTGGCGGGGAGGCTACACAATGCGTGCTACTCGGGTGCGGAGGCCGGGCCTCTGGCTCAGGAGCTGTGCGAGTTGGTACGCGTGCGCCTGCGTGAGATCAGTCCCCCGCGCTACAAGCTAGTGTGCAGCGTGGTGCTGGGGCCGCGCGCCGGCCAGGGCGTGCACGTGGTCAGCCGCGCGCTCTGGGACACCGAATGCGATGGTCTGGCCTCCGCCGCCTTCACCAACGGCTCGCTCTTCGCCGTGGCCATAGTCCATGGGCTCTACTACGAGTGA